The Mytilus edulis chromosome 4, xbMytEdul2.2, whole genome shotgun sequence nucleotide sequence ctatctgggaccctgtttaaacaattcaccatgcatgatactttttaatgagacctgtttaaactaccgtaaatacttcaaacaaaatatttttctacttcaatttcaatttcGAAAAAGTGGATAATactatatcaaagtttcttgatgatcactttctaaaagttttttctccctcagctcactactaATGACCTCCGTTTTTCGGCCGgtgacccaaacaggaagttgtataaatgactgttttttcCCGTaatggactaaatagcgataaggtgtattgttgtAATGCTGGTGGGGTGAAAATAACCCGTTAACAAAGAGATATCTCacttatttgacaaaattaaaaaaataataaattgttgaCCCGACTGGCAAATTTATACCGGAAACAGTACGCCTTATTCCCGACAAGCATATTTCAAAAAAGTAGGTTTAACAAAGATTGTCGAACATGACAAATGCGTTGGATACTTTTACTATAACTTAAAAAGGGCGTCTTTGGAAAAGTAGAAAATCCTTCAAGAGTATTTTTTTACTGTGAAAAGAGCATGAACGTCTCTTAATGATGTTTAAAAATGTCTACGGTATACATTTTGTCTATAGCtttgaatttgtaaaaataaaaacttcaaatCTGTTTTGGAGTAGCTgggtatcattttttttttgtaccaaaTACTATGACATTGTTGATGTCAACTAAATCACACGACGTCAAAAACAGATATAAAAGAGGGTTTAACATTGAAGCTTATCTAAAacaaaagcaattaaaaaaaacataaccaaactggatttttttctctccaaagCATCAGAAATCGACAACTGTTATGAAATTTGTAAATGAAGGAAAAAGATATACTGAAAGAGAAgcacaaaatgaaaaagaaaataaaacgaaTTATCGCAAATATAATTCTTTAACATATTCACTGATATATATAGCTACTATCAATAATCAAATTACTGCAGTACTGAAAATTGAATAACGTTATAGTGGTTGGTCACAAGCACTGTCGACttgacaaagaaaaataatcacaTCCCTGACAGTAAGGTTAAGGtacatagatatatttttttgctgAGACAAGCGGTTCAtgtgtggatgatgaataaataataggaaattcaacctcatcgtaataattattatattttagagatataattatttgttatcaGTATTGTTGTtacatattattaaaatatttgtataacaagcttatataattttcatccgTTTCTATATCATTCTATTTTACTATTCTAATGacagtgcagtgcaagtgcacggtggacactcttctgtaataattcgttTTTTCTAATTgattggatttgagtaggcattcatattttcccacGTTTGTTACAAAACCGTTCTTGAGATATTCGTCCGCATGCATTAACACAAATTTTCGGTATTCTTGATTTGTTATTGGAATATATTTCTTACGACttaacattttcatatcatttttctCTGTTCTTAAAACTTATTTTCgtgaacatttatttttgaaattaatatataacAAGAGATAAGGAATGTTGTTTTGCAATCGTTAATATCTGCGTAATTATACGAAATATGGTCGGTTATCAGTTAAAAACGCAAGTCAAGTGTGAGGAAATGTCTGCGGCAACATAACACCGGAATACCCTCACGGTCATTGGCTGTAAAAATGATATGCATGCGCAACTGTTCATATTCATGCAAAAATGAGGTGTACTTTTCATCAGTATCAGACAGTTTGTCATCAGAGAACTTATTTGGAattcttttatttatcatttacatTTAATTAATGACATATCAAccttatctttctaatttttcagATTACGAAAATTGTAAAAATCTTAAGAAAAACACCTACTCAAATCTTAATCATATCTTcgattttataaaaaataaacaaaaatatgactAAATACTAATTTCgatgtttttatttcagattcTTCAAGATAATTACATGGACAATGGTATGTCGGTTATCTCTCAAAATTTGACTACTGATCAAGGAATGACATTTAATCAAAAACTATACTCCAACTTTACCTCGGTAAGTTTTTACAAATAGTCCTCTATAAATATATGAATCATCTTCCCAACAGATGGTAGATATCAGTTTGCAGGGCGTAGCGGCATTATTTAAGAGTTTCAAATacatcaaactttttaaatcaatttatctATCGGTTCCATGGGTATTTCGGGATAGGACAATTTGTAAGTGtcttcccccttttttaaaagcCACTTTTTGTCACTTTGTTTTATACATTAGCAGTCatgctgttgaaaaaaaaaactatcaattgACAGTTAATCGTAAACAAATTTGGCTTCTAATATATTTATGTAAGTTTAACAcagaaaaaacatgaaaataattgaaatgtatAAATTGATAGAACACTCAAATTaatggatttttgaaaaaaaggagaTGACAATTGTTCTGCTCTAAAGTGACTATTAATCGCTTTCGGCTAACACCAAGCACAAGGAGAGACCTCTCACCAGAAACTATAACCTAAGCCATCAGAATTATTCTTGTGTATGCAATCGATACTAGATATTCCCTCCCCCTCAAGTTCAAGTGTAAACCAAATGACAGGTCAGAAGTTCACACCATTGGAAACACTTGTTACATGcaattttatactattaaaattaaatgtttaaaaagacGACTTGGGGTATGATAGCCCTATTTGACAACAATTCGAATACACAAAAAAGTAagataaaacaattttccacAATAGCGACAaaaccaaagacaaccatggtTAAGACACGTTTTTAAACGCCAGGCAAATTGATAAATCCACATTCTTAATCCCTGAATCGTCCCAAACTAAAACGGACAGAAGCTGAAATTTGTCCTTACACGTTGCCAACTTTGAACCTATATAACTGTTGGAAATTATTTTTCTTCATAGGAAATCAGAAATAATAAGCCCGATCTGGTCCGATTTATATAACTATTGGTACACCCCTCAGAGCTTAACGGACACTTcagagatataggaagatgtggtgtgaatgccaatgagacaactctccatccaaaattaataacaatttataaaagtaaaccatattaggtcaatgtacggacttcaacacggCGCATTGGCTctcaccgaacaataagctataaagggccacaaaataactagtgtaaaaccattcaaacgggaaaaccaacggtctaatctatataaatcacgagaaacgagaaacacgtataaattacataaacaaacgacaactactgtacatcagattccggactaaggacaggtgcaaagatttgcagcgggattaaacgttttaatggtaccaaaccttctccctttttctgaaacaaattatagtataacatcacaaaatagaaaaaGCACACGACAAAATaccaattggaaggcttaactcaataaaaaaaacgtaaattaacacactatgaacgaacaTTTTTTTTAGCCACTACATTTAAGCATGTACGAAAAGACTGATTTAACTAGTGTATTGATTTAATCAAGTTTACGCTTTCCTCTTAATATTTCTTATAGATTTAATGTCGATACTAGTTTTCTGAGAAACCCTTATACGAAGCTAAAAATAAAAGGCCTTTCAATTAGTTGcaaggaaaataataaaaaaaatacattttaataaaaatgccACTTTCCCTTATATACACATTAGGTTGATTTTCTTCCTTGCAACATATTGGTATACGAGTGTTTTTGGGGGAACATACAAATAAAGGACAGGAAAACAGTCTTTTATACTATTTACATCGTTAGGTTTTTACATTGATATAGGGAATGCAGTACGTAGTAGATAAAGACGGATCCTGCATGGGATTAAACATTACTAACACTGGAATTGGAGAAGGTTGTCTCCCAGGTAGGAAACATTTATTTCCGTGAAAAATGGATGAACAATCTATTTTTGGGTTGCAGGGATAAGATTTTGAAGAGAACGAGGGATTTTTTCAGGAAAGatacaaaagcaaaaaaaaaaaacaatattataattATGAATTTTTGGGTGAAGTTTATCGTCTAcagtttcgttttttttttttttatttacttgtattacAAATGTTAATGTAAATACTCATGCTACATATATGATATTTATAGCGTATAATAAAACGATTTTATGTTTTATAGTGAATTTAAAAACTATTCCGTTTGCATTCTTgtaggacattttttttaattttttcacatgtatttttgttaatatcttcAAACTCAAATTTTAAGcctaaacactttttttttatacaaataagccATGGACATTGAAGTGGTATTTGCAACTGTATGTTTAACAAGACCGTCCGAAAATATAATAATTGATGTTTATTTCAGATGATGCTGTATTTGCTAAATCTTACATTGGTGTTGGAGCTAACAAGATACCCGTCACCATGTACAATATTAAGACCAATGTCTATAATACATATTTTACTGTAATTGATGATGGGTGTTTACCATACCTGTACGAATCAACTGGTACTTTACCCAATGGAGGTAAGATAAATGAAAATCTAATAGGCcaaagaccacaattaatgaccccgcttttcgaatatagttccttttaattagagtgtatttttccttaaatttttttctttcccttccacactcatttcttagatttttttggtggaaatgaaagaagagaggtgaaataaatgtttggatgttgtattttaactgattttgatttggaatgagtgattaggccaagtgccaaaaggtaatatttacagttttcggaacatctcttgacttgtcaataggggtatgaatgtgtattggctaaatttgtaagatgTGTGActgcaatctttctgaattttggatatatttttggactagtactatacattacacacaaaaaaaatttaacgaaaagattcggtgcaatttttttaatgagacaacaagttataaagaactgatagaggaattaattgtggtctgtggccaaagCCTATTAAAAATGCATGGTACAACAGATCGGAATTTTCTGTATAGATTGCGATCATAAAATAAAGAGACCTTTTATTCGTTAAAGATGGTGTATTGACCTTTAAATCTAAACATGAAGTGATTCAATTCATTAGTCTCTTCTTACGCACAGGACTTTGTTATAAAAAAAGGTGCAATGGAATAACCAAAGACGAATAAAAATAGACATTTTGACCTAAAAATCAAAAACAGcaaataaatagacaaacaatctccacaaaacactacatacTAAACTAAGGAATAAAATATATGCCTATATACTGTTATTGTCACAAAGTTGTCTAGCAAAATGTTGACGATTTTTTGGTCGTCATGGCAAATAAAGGATGCAGACAACAAGACATAATAAAATTCGTGGAATTTGCgaacaaaattataaatgaaatcaTCATACCAAAATGCAGCTTTACCATATTAGGTTTATATAACTTTTCTACTGTCAGATGATCAGTTCATCCTGCACGCATCAATTTGAATAAAGCATACCAGCCATCGTTATAATATTCACAATAATGTTTACGAACTCGaacaaacaaattcaatatcATAGAAAAAGAAACACGGAACGTATTTAAACATCCTTTATCAAAGTTTTAAGAGTTGTTGAACAAATATTTATAGCTTGAAACAATGTAGTAATAGAACATCTATATTGGTTGTCTTTGTAGAGGGCGTTAAAACGACTGTGGAGTATTTTGGAGTTATGGTTGTAAAATCAGACCCAAAGATGACCATGTTGCCAGCTAGTTGTGTACGTTGAGTTTTTGTCTTAACAAAATCTGTCGTGAATATACTTTTAGTTAACTTcacaaatatattacaaaataaaggTACAAACAATATGCACAAGAAAAGATTAAAGACGGACACATAAACGAATATACTTCGATGAAATATTCGGTCAATGCAGAATACCCCGAAATTAGTCAAGATCTTCTGTTTCTGTTGATGAAGATATTTTCGGGTAGCTAAGACTTTGAAACTTGAATGACAAATAAGATAGGTCGAACAAATAATATTCAACCAGAACATTTCACAATAAAAATCATATTTCTTGTTCCCAGAAAAACTGCCCTACTCTTGCATTTTTTGATATTCTTAATTACCAAAATCTCGTAAAATAACATTTTCAGTTACTGCACATGCACAAATAATGCTCAATTATGCTATGTGGAATTGTGTAGAATGTATGCAGTTgtctgctttttttttattaacgtcAAGAGTACCGAAGAAAAATGTTACTACACCATAGTAGACATGTACACATACCAAGATCGTTACATAACAA carries:
- the LOC139518453 gene encoding uncharacterized protein, whose amino-acid sequence is MFNFFILVLLPIITFGCCPPKIWTSTNFVNYASGQTHLEILQDNYMDNGMSVISQNLTTDQGMTFNQKLYSNFTSGMQYVVDKDGSCMGLNITNTGIGEGCLPDDAVFAKSYIGVGANKIPVTMYNIKTNVYNTYFTVIDDGCLPYLYESTGTLPNGEGVKTTVEYFGVMVVKSDPKMTMLPASCMM